The Epinephelus lanceolatus isolate andai-2023 chromosome 13, ASM4190304v1, whole genome shotgun sequence genomic interval TTAATTCAACAACTACAGCCAAAATGTCAGTATTGTTGATTCAGCACTTCTCTCTCCCCAAAACCCTAATAAACTATGCATGTACAGTGTTAATGAAATCCAATCCATGTTACATTCTCCTGTTGCAGAACTGATGGAAGTTTTGCTGTGAATGACGTCCCCTCAGGATCCTATGTTGTGGAAGTCGTCACTCCAACCTACAGATTTGAGCCAGTACGTGTTGATATCACATCCAAGGGCAAAATGAGGTAAGACGTTACTATAGTGAGAGGCATAAAAGGCACACACAGATGATGCATGTTGCTTGCATCAGCCTTGTATAGCACAATTTATGAAGGCAGCTCTAACCCTAACACTAAATTAACCATGTGTCATTTCACAGGGCACGTCTGGTAAACTACATCAAGACGTCAGAAGTCATTCGCCAGCCATATCCTCTTCAGATCAGGGCTAATGGTCCTCACACCTACTTCATGAAGAGAGAAACCTGGGGCTGGACAGACTTCCTCATGAACCCAatggtaaaaagaaaagatgatgTTGCACTGAATATATCCAATGTAATATACCCTCAGCGTGTAGAGAGGTTTCCAACAGGTCACATGAGTTTAGATTGAGGTTAGTTTAGAATGATTTTAGCGAAGAAATGCAGGGACAGAATAATCAGTTTTCTGTGCTCAGTCTATCATTACCTTGCCTCAACGGAAACTAGCCTGTTACCCCCATCGCCTGATTACCAAACAGAAGGAAATGTGAAATCTGCTTTTACACAAGAACGATGGTCATTAAAGTCTATTTAAGTAGTTAAACCAAACTGCCCCGATCCTGTGCAGTTGCTGTTGCCCAGAATTTATTCTCCGTATTAGACACGCCCATTGTTCAGACCTCTCCATACACACTGTATGCCAGGGGAAAATATATTTCTTGTGTTTCTGGCCCTTTTGTTTAAAGATGTAGTTTGCAATTTTCTGCATTAAAtgtctaaagcccagttcagtccaaagattcgcaacaagatgaaacagttttagaacgttgcggagacaagttgcagcagtgtgaactggccggtctgagctcgactcaagccagctgattggtgtcacctgcaactcagctggtcaaatcactggCAGCTAGTTTTAGAtctaaagcacgtcacctgtttaaacagccaatcagcctGTAGTGAAGcccactggtcaagtcaaaatgactgcagacagcATGCTCTGCCcccgccgagccctctgttGATGTCCTCACGGTGCGGCAGTGTTGTCTGCTGTTGCTCGCcgttgactgattaattggcgctgCTTATTTATATCATTGTGGCATATTTACTATGAATACAGTtcatctgatgctcattttgtttctgttttttgcaatttcatcactactacgaatgcagctgtagccagtatctcactatcactatcctcattcatattttaagaaactacaaattatattcagccacaaaataagactGAAAATCagcacagaagtacagagagttgttgcatagagatgatacaccatctcatctagttgcattggtgtgaaccagcaggtttttagaacattgcagaacggtgcattgcaagtagtcGAACGTCTCAACTCATCTCATTgggaatctttggtctgaactgggcttcagAATGACCAGATCAGagttatatattttgttgagttgtATACTACATATTctaaatgtttccaacaatgttcAAAACCCTGAGAAACCTGTAATTTTATTAAGGACATGGTCCGTGCCATAACCTCTCAGTGGTGTCATATCCTCTTTGCACTTGCATGAGGTTTGTGGTTGTCTGCCAGAAGCTGCCTTTTATCCACTTTTAAGCCACATCTTTACAATACACTTTGTAGATCTTGGTCATTTTTAACGATATATTTTCAACAGATGGAGGATTTTAGTGATTGTACATCTGGATTTAAGTTGTTAGAGAAGCTGGGCAAACATTGGCAGCAGCTTGGCTCCAGCCTGTgccatgccaaacagcattggaaaaaccctgatttttaacatgaaactactttattcagtgttttcactggttttgATAACCTGttcaatttgttttggagaggaagagacctctgcagataatttggctcctggtaaaaacctcctgaaaaatGAACATTGAAGGAATCTTTAACTGCAACAGCGGCATTGCTCCATCTTATGtgaaaattacatattgtacatttacatttcttgTCTTCGTTGCTCCtgcaggtgatgatgatggttctGCCTCTGCTGATCATTGTTCTGCTGCCCAAGGTCGTCAACACCAATGACCCAGAGATGAGAAAGGTAAAGAATCCTTAATCGAGTTCAGCATGCACTGTATTGGAGGAATTTTGATCAGGCCAATGAGGATGTATTAATTGACACAAGATAGTGCTAGCTCCTGAAAGAACAGAGTTTGTAATGTCAGTAGTCAAAGGAATACTTGCATTAAACTCCTGATGCCCCGTCCTTGCCTTACCTTGAAGGGTATACACATCATAACTCATTGCTTGTGTTATAGATTTTTAAAACCTAAGAATGTCCAGAGTCCCTCCCCAGCCTCCAGTTTTCATTTCACCACTGTCTTCACAGGAAATGGAGCAGTCCATGAACATGCTGAACCCCAACCCCGAGCTTCCAGACGTCTCCGAGCTCATGACCAAGCTCTTCTCCGGCTCCAAGGGCTCCAGCaaggcaggcagcagcagcaagggCACCAGGCCAGCTGCCAAGAGGAGGTAGTACTGTACATGTCCCCTCCATCTGCCTAAAAAAAGCTCAAGTTATGCCATGGAAGcaagattttaaaatgtcatttttcccCACTGGGTCTATTGTACAGTCTTCTTTATTATTAGATGTTTTAAGCACATCTTGATTTCTAATATGCTATtggaaactgagaaaaaaaaggtttttttttcttcttaataCTGCACTGATAGAAATTTCTTAAACACTGCGAAACCTTCATTTGCTCTATACTTTCTACATGTCGCTCAACTACTCACTAATCTTTTCTGTGCTAACCCTTCGGTGTTCATTTTTCCACTGCTGCTAATTCCGCTACCCGAAAGAGAACATATATACAgagattttcttgtttttgtttttttcagtcatGACTGTGAATGAAGATAAATTGAATTTTAAGAGTGATAAATTCTTATTTAAAAGCCTAGATAAATAAATTGCAATGGTATATAacaacagtgtttttatttcagaccATCTTATTTCTTTGAGAGTGAACACATGGCCTTCTAATTTTCTGAATTACTGTGTGACATACTGTATGGCCAGAgttcacatactgtacattacgTGCCTAAGGTGTATAAATTAAAATGGTCATGATGGGCAGTTCAAAGGATGATAGAGCTGTGTGGTTGCTTTTGAGATGTCTAGAGTGTAACTTTTAATAAAGCGGACCTTTAAAGTCCTTATTAAAGtcataataaaatgtgtttgtgataAATGTCCTCAGTTTATGATGAGTCACTCATAGTAGCTGATAGGACAGATATAATGACAAATGACTATTTAATTAAGGTCCACTTTTCAGTCATATCACGTTGTCTTTATCTGTAAAGggttgtcatggagatggaTCTATTGCCATATGAGCTAAGGAGCTGATACGATTTTGGTGTAAATGTTTTAACACTGATTAGTCCTAAAAGAGCTCACACGTCAACAGATACATCTCTATGATGACTAAGCAAACTCCATTATGATGAAGACGGTGTAGTATGGTTGAAATCTTAGGGAAAGGCCACTAAATTGAAATTAAgatgggtttatttttaatccaccatgtcaaaggtcaagaatgaGCTTTTATgctttaaaggcccagtgtgtaaaatgggttgaaaaccgttgaaaaccgttgaaaacagtgacatcagtggtcaaattctagattgcagggctcactcgctcacccctcctgtcgggtaaatgacggtggcctcgtagggacaaaaagccctgcgcacgactttttcaggagtaggtctatctagcgacgaggtgaatgtttatttagaaatctaagccatgttacgatattgtaatgaatccctcacgagcaggagaccagaggagcgttcgggaaaaaggcccgtttatttgagcactccagaaactccggtaacactccactccgtcccaaactctgactcttctagcgtaacagacacacttcataactttacacacatactcgtttactatactgagtggggacccccctcccctctctgctctgccaacctccagcccgcacactgactgacagcgtagccggtaaacagagctcagctgtttatttagcctagcaatatctccggactatagtagctgcaatggacgactttgaacgcgattttgaagagtttcttgtagcggacacagacccagagccatacctgtttgagccggagcatagagatgaggaactccatgtgtttgatgctgagcgggtgagaagagaggctgaatgcacagaatgggattcgatgctactgctaccattgttggggagatatatcatgaggaggaaaagcgccgcagagagtgcatcacaaggagtgaagttgcgtcttcttttcctcgcagatgacggttcgggtttaTTCTTTCCTGTTGTGTGCTAAGTGTGGTCctttcgcaaactttataactaaaaaaacttttcactactctctatcgtcgaactactaacactctgctgtttcctcctccttcttccttccttccgctgtcttcgttggttcatttatacacgcgaaacgcgttctctggctggctggattgtccactcggtctgccgtacatacatggcggcgcaagatggcgacctctctaaagcaaggccttTGCTGGtttcaaaaacaaactgttggccaggggtgtccaaactttatTAAAAAAGGGGCCAGCTAAgctaatgtgaaaatacctgggggtCAGCTGCTTCTTTCATCAAATGGcttataaaaaaaagacaaacgaAACAAGCAAACTGTTTCATATCCACAAACTGTATGGTAGCCCTGCTATTGTGAAGGAAAGAAATGCTTAATGATCTTGCTTGATTAGCCAATATTGTGTGGTGGGCCACATCTATACATACATAgacatatattttaaaaatgtcaagcAGGGGGCTGTTACAAATTGGTTCtcgggccagactttggacatgcctgctgTAGGTAGAGGTCAAGCAAGAGATCTGCACACTTCAATTCCAACTTAtgtccctttgctgcatgtcatgtcatgtcatgtcatgtcactgATGACAGGCTAACTGTTACTACACCACTGTAGCTTCCACATGCAAAGGGCCCCAGCTGGGAATCCAACCTGAGGttgctgcggcaaggacacaACCTTTGTACATGCGGTGCTggctgctctaccaggtgagctactcaGCGCCCCCCTCAAATGTATGCTTGACactaaaacatgatgtataaaatatattaatttaccAATAAGTATGGTTTTAATAGCTTGGTATGGTATGGCTTGCTATGCACCATAAAAAAGTATGTTCATAAATGGCACTAGAGGTCACTCTACATGTTTCTGTTGGCACAGTCTAATATGCAACTCAGGCTCATGCAGCATATGTCATAAAGGGTCCctgctctgtctttctttcagcTAAGGAGTCCTGATTGAGGGCCGCTTCTTTGAGCAATAAGGCTCATGAATATCTATAGTTGTAGTCAAGAAAGCCCATGAGAAAATCAAAACCGTATGTCTCTCAACATTTCTGAGTTCTCAGCCCCAAGCCCAGTTGACGCATGATGATATGAAGATGTAAGTCTTTATGCATATATGATAAATGATTTAATTAAACAGCTAGGGCCTCTGGTTTTTGGAGACAATGTCAACAGTGAGAAAATACAGAGCTATCATCAGACTTTAATATTGGAGTTGCATCAGACTGAAGTGGCAGAACATCTCTACTAACCTGGAGTCTGGGGACCAGACAGACCTCTGATGAATTCTCCGGGAAGTCTTGAGCTGTTTTCTGCATTTAGCAACACCCGTGCTATTTGTCCATGTTATCCATGGCACACTAGTTTTATTACTCAGCTGTTGGAGTGGGTAATGATTAGcatcatttctttaaaaaaaagtacaggTACAGACCAAATCGGATCAGATTCAACACATTTGATGTAGAAACGTTCATGACGAAAGTAGAATTCTGCCTTTGAGTTTGTATTTCAGTGTTCATATCAGTACACACAGACTCACCTtcacaaaacttcacacagacAATGAGCACAGGTTCATTCACAAAACACTTTTGCCTCTGAGCAGAACAAAAGGCACAGAGTTCAGGGAGATAACATCTGACAATACATCATTAAGAGACATAGAAGTGCAATAATTTACAACAGCATCACTCATCCATCAGAGAGACATGGTGGCAGTCAGGCGTCATTATTTAAAGTTGCTTCAaaataccattttttttttgtttgtttttgtttttttacagcaaTCTGAATATTGACAAGAACAGAGATGTGATCCATAAGCAATCTCGTGTCACCACTGTGAAACTAATGcagctgtaaatgcacagaAATGTACAGATTAGCCCTTGAATCAGATATGGAGTGCAAGAGCcaagataaaaaaacacaaacattcaccAAACACTGATACACACTAAGCAATTTATATTTATCATTCGAGAGTTGTAAAATCCAACAGAATCAGTGAAATATATTCGTTATACTATAAATTACTTTGTAATGTGTGAGCCTACAACATATCCTTTATATACAGTGCAAGTGAGCAATAGAATAAAGAAGGATTATATGTGGTTTAAAGGACAGGTTCAGTTACTAATCACAAGCTCATACAGTGCGTACATTATATATGTTGTCACTAGTTCCTTTAATCATTCCTCCGGTCCATATTGGCCCTGAAGTGACTCCAGTGATTATTGGACAAACAGTAaattggtaacactttacttgaaggtatctacataatggtgacatgacactgtcatgaatttgtcataaacattatgtacatgtcattaacatttatgactgctgtcattaagtgtcattaggtttttgtaatgacaagttgacattgtttgggttgtcttgattatgacaactaaAGTGACATTATCAGGAGTTGTCTTTGtgatgacaagttgacattaattttttttttgggatgtccttataatgacaacttgacattaatcaaagtgacattaccagaagatgtctttgtcatgacaagttgacattaaatttgtttgggatgtccttattatgacaacttgacattaaccaggatgacattaccagaagatgtatctgtcataacaacttgacattaacaagaaatgcacctctttttgtgtttatgacaagttgacataatgatgaTTATTGTTTTGACAGatacatcttctggtaatgtcatcctggttaatgtcaagttgtcattataaaaacatcccaaacaaatttaatgtcaacttgtcatgacaaagacaacttctggtaatgtcactttgatttatgtcaggttgtcataatcaagacaacccaaacaatgtcaacttgtcattacaaaaactgaatgacacttaatgacagcagtcataaacatttgacctgtacataatgtttatgacaggttcatgactgTGTCATGttatagttatgacagtgtcatgtcactcttatgtagataccttcaagtaaagtgttaacACTAAATCTAATATGCGTCTGCCCAGCTTAGCCTAATCCCTCTGCCACCTTCCTGATAATTCAACTCAGAattttgatgtaatttttttaCCTTCCCAGTCACACGCTTAATCCAAAAACAACTTGTGGATgtaaagcaaaagcaaacacTGTGCCTTACAGAAATATTCTCAAAGAATACTGTGCCAAAAAGAAGTGTCAAACactggattttattttgtatctgtAATTAATTGAAGTCACTTTGAAGAGATCTGTTCTCACTCAAACATGAAAGGTATACATTAATATTGATGTGgggtgttttaaaaaaaaagcctcaaaGAAATGTACTTTTATTGAGAGTGttgtaaaacagtaaaacagtggGTGAACACTTTTTATAGGCACTGCAGTTGGACTTATTAGCAATTAAGCTAGCAGCTTTTACCATTCAACAAAACCATACTGGACCAAATTATGCCTTTGGAACttggagcgacatcacttttctagTGTTGCTTTGAGATGCCTTTTTccaacctttgaaccctgagtaAATTGGTGGGAATTCTTTCAGAAACACGGGAAAatggcaatgagcaacttggtaaaaAATGTTCCACAAattgcaccaaaaaaaaaaaaaagatatagaaaattacttttaaaaagctagggaaaaatgaaaagaaaatagggaataattatatttataattagcattatttcattatattatattaagaATTATATTACAGATTTTTAGGTTTTTCAGGTAacttccttttttgtttttaattttcttttttcccttttttttaaaactaattttcttgtttttaattatctctttttactaatttcttgctatgGGGGGGGgtaatttcttctttcattgctcattgccttcttcccatgtttttgaagccaatttgctcaaATTTCGAAGGGTTAACTATGAACACATGAAAGACATAATCAGTTACAAGAGAGAACTGCTGCAAAAATAGAGTTCATGATAAGATGAAGGAAGTTAGCCTCCACCCAACATACTGGTGTTATTCAATAGGCTACACTGTGCATGGTGAATGTTTAGATATGTTATGCCCTGATGATATGCACCAGTATGGAGAGGAGGAATCATTAATTCTTTCAATATAATACATGTTAGCATGTGTAATAAAGGAATATTCCACTGATGTAGTGTTGCACTGCTTAGATAATTTTAGACTCATAATGGACAGGTTCAAAACTGACGCAGTAGAACCAGTGTTGTCTCTGTAACACACTTCTTCTTTGTAAAAACCTGGCGCAGACATTACCCACAATACAACTCAACTGCGACAGTTAGGTTGTAGATTTgggtgtgttatgctagtagTGGCTAATTTAGCATCAAACAGAGATGAGGAGCTATAGAGGACTGACTTGTTTCTAACCTCTAACCTTCAgggttttttaattttcaaacatGTCTTCAGCCCCAACTGATGCTGACTCAAGTGATATCACTTGAGTCAGTATATCAGACTGTGCAGCTCCCGCTGGAGCTACAAagctttatacatttttttttcacattcagtCGTACTCCCCAAcaactgtaaacagactttAAAGAAACTCCATACAACATTCAGGGCATATTTATAATTGGGTATGGAGTATGGTCGTGATTGCCtacacatggctctcaacatggcaATGGCTGAGCAGATGGCTAGCAGTTAACAGTGCAAACAGTGCTACAATAGCAACAGTGTTGACAAAGCTAATGGTGTTGACCTGTGGTGGAACCAGAGGGCAGTTGCTAAGCTTCTGCTACAACCCTGTCCAGCCACCGTGGGTCAAGATAGCCTTGTCAATAGTAACCGCATTATGAGCGTAGCGCAGAGTGACtgcaattagctagccagtgggacatGTACATAGATTTATAATAACACCTTGATACCAAATGCCAAGGTGCCGCCTGTTCATTCCAATTGAAGTGCTCGCCTGACGCATGCcccaaaaaaaagtttctacTTTCCAAGTTTACGTCTGCGGTATTGGGCCCACTGAATATCCTCCGTGTTTCTCCCGCTAGTCCCGCCTGCAAGTTCCTGCTCACCTCATAGATTTTACATTGTGATATTGTCAGGGGTTTGTAAATCGCTTTTCTTAGCTGCTGGAAAATTTTACAAacataaaacctccatggataaAAAATTGATAATAAAAGAGTCAGTATTGACCTTGAttgcagttcaaggtgtcctgtcaacacctttacaaacatctgttttataaTGGTGGCCTATGGGGAGAATGCTCTTTGAGCCACTggggatttttttgctgcaatactgtgagtggccactggggaAAATTGGCTGCTGGTGGAGCAGCGTTCCTGGGAGCCTGGACATAAAGGGAGGGACTCATGCAGCTGGGTGGGCAGAGAAGCTCGTATTACAACACACAAGAGGTGGCGTGActttattctctgctcaggacaccattattCCACTATATCCTTACACAACAAATAGTTGTTtactgctatattaatgctctaatattcattattattatcacttcTTTAATGCGTAAAATCAGTGAAGTTCTCCTTTAAGATAGACTTGTTGAATAATCTGAACCTGTTCTTTAACCTGTAACCTTGGTAAGTGTGTCACTGCCTTCATGACATTTCTTTTCTGTAATAATCTGTGACAGCAGTTCAAGTGCTGCATCAGGCTCAGCTCATTTTTTTACCAACACTTtaacacaaaaatcacatgcagcACTTCATGCTGAAGATGACACTGACTACAGTATATATCAAGAAAATCCAAACGTGGGCAAAAGCAATAAGTCTGCTCTAACACTGCGGTCCGCCACATCaagtcattttattgttgacGTTTGGGTTTTGGCCACACCAGTACAGCTTGTCTtcgcctctcctcctcctcctccactggcagagcagcagcatgCGGAAGGTCTTCTGAAAGGTCTTGTTGCAGAGGGCGTAGCACATGGGGTTGATGGTGCTGTTGACGTAGCACAGCCAATAGCCCAGGTGCCACAGGGACGTGGGGATGCACTCGGCACAGAAGGTGGAGATGAGCACCATGATGTTGTATGGCGTCCATGTGAGGATGAAGGCCAGGAGGATGGCGCTGAGAGTCTGGGCTGCCTTCTTCTCCTTCACCAGCACCATCCTCTTCCTCTTGGTGATCTGGTTCTTCAGGACGGGGTCAATGGGtttggaggtggtggaggaggaaggggaggtgTTTTTGGGGGGCGGCTCTGCTTCAGGCAGGCAGGGCGTGGCAGTCGTAGGTTTGCCGTTTTTACCCTTTGAGCCAGGTTTGAATTTATAAGAGATGCGTTTTTTACTGCTCTTCTTCTTAGGAGTGGAAAAATACAGATCTTCTGTGTAATCATTCACCTGCCCGTTCTTGTTATTTTCTCCACTGCCTTGCTCTTTGAAAGATCCCTGTGGAGTTTCTATTGAAAcatgctgctcctcctcttcagaCGAGGAGTAGCTGTTAAAGGAAGTGATCTGATCTGCCTTCGCCCATGCCTCGTCTGATCTAGTGGTAGTTTTAGTGGCATTACTTTGATTAGATGAGGACCAGGAGGCCTGACTGCggtccctcctctctctggtgAAATGAAAGCAAGAATGAATGATAGTTTTCTGTGGTTTAGTCCCCTCGAGAACATTCTCTGTCGCGAGCCCTTGCAGCTCTGCCAGATCTTTGGTCCGTTTCTGCGTCTCCTTGTAGATTCTACAGTAAAGGATGGTCATAACGGAGACAGGGATGTAGAAAGCAGCGATGGCTGTGCCAAATGTGATCACAGGCTCTGTTAAAAACTGAATCTGGCACTGGTCAGGAGGCACGTTTCTCTCCCCTACAAAGTACTGCCAGCACAGAATGGGTGGCGCCCAGAGGACAAAAGACACCAGCCAAGCGAGGCCGATCATGATGGCAGCTCTCTTTGGAGTCCTTTTAGCCCTGTACGTCAGCGGCCTCGTGATGGAGAAGTACCTGTCGAAGCTGATGACGAGTAAGTTCATAACTGAGGCATTGCTGGCTACATAATCCACTGCCAGCCAGAGATCACATGCAAGGTTCCCCAAGGACCAGTAACCCATCAGGATGTACGTGGTGTATAAGTTCATGGACAACACTCCGATGATGAGGTCAGCGAACGCCAAACTCAGCAGGTAGTAATTGTTAACAGTCTTCAGCTGGCTGTTGACTTTGAAAGACAGCAACACCAGCACGTTACCCACGATAGTTATCAAGCTGACAATGGCCGACACTGTAGCGATGGTTATGACCTCCCAGACGTTGAAGGGAGCCACCTGTGATGCGTTGGTAAAAGTGCTGTTTGGAGGATCTACATCCATGTTGTTATGTCTGTGTTGCAGTTGACAGGTCAGAGGGAGGCACACTTTTGTGGATCCATTAAGAGGCTTCctgaaataaaaagcaaaacataaaTGAGATACAGTTgcacataaatgtattattattattattttttttttttttttttttac includes:
- the emc7b gene encoding endoplasmic reticulum membrane protein complex subunit 7 yields the protein MLSRERIPLLWLLLQAAVVVAWCFTDMETGPGAGVPTQPNGDRFKIEGRAIVPGVKTQDWVSSARILVEGEEYVGFLRTDGSFAVNDVPSGSYVVEVVTPTYRFEPVRVDITSKGKMRARLVNYIKTSEVIRQPYPLQIRANGPHTYFMKRETWGWTDFLMNPMVMMMVLPLLIIVLLPKVVNTNDPEMRKEMEQSMNMLNPNPELPDVSELMTKLFSGSKGSSKAGSSSKGTRPAAKRR
- the chrm5b gene encoding muscarinic acetylcholine receptor M5b, whose protein sequence is MDVDPPNSTFTNASQVAPFNVWEVITIATVSAIVSLITIVGNVLVLLSFKVNSQLKTVNNYYLLSLAFADLIIGVLSMNLYTTYILMGYWSLGNLACDLWLAVDYVASNASVMNLLVISFDRYFSITRPLTYRAKRTPKRAAIMIGLAWLVSFVLWAPPILCWQYFVGERNVPPDQCQIQFLTEPVITFGTAIAAFYIPVSVMTILYCRIYKETQKRTKDLAELQGLATENVLEGTKPQKTIIHSCFHFTRERRDRSQASWSSSNQSNATKTTTRSDEAWAKADQITSFNSYSSSEEEEQHVSIETPQGSFKEQGSGENNKNGQVNDYTEDLYFSTPKKKSSKKRISYKFKPGSKGKNGKPTTATPCLPEAEPPPKNTSPSSSTTSKPIDPVLKNQITKRKRMVLVKEKKAAQTLSAILLAFILTWTPYNIMVLISTFCAECIPTSLWHLGYWLCYVNSTINPMCYALCNKTFQKTFRMLLLCQWRRRRRGEDKLYWCGQNPNVNNKMT